Part of the Arthrobacter globiformis genome is shown below.
TGCGCAGCACCCTGACAACTGCGCGTGCGCTAGCTGGGGGTGAACCAGCCCAGGTACCTGTACTTGCTGGCTGCTACAGTGCGGCCCTGGCACAGGACGATGTCCAACTCCGGCTGTCACAGGGTCGATTTCGTGGCAAGACGAAGATGGACTCCGCCCTCGTTGCGGGCAGCGAGACGGTAGTCTTCGAGATGCCCACCGAGCTGTCTTTGCTCAAGCGCTACGACGAGGAATCGTGGCCAATACTGACGGAAGACCAAAGGGCATCCGCCAAGAAGTTCACTGAGGACCTACACGAAGGCATCAGCAGAGCGCGCATGGCCGTCCTGCTGGCCTCCAAGGATCGTGAGGTGCTGGCAGTGGGTCAATCGTTCTTAACAGTGGTGAATCCCCTAGCGTCAGGGCACTCATACACCAACAGCCCTCTGGCGTGGCCGCTTGCCCAATTCCAGTCACGTCCCTTGACAACAAATGATGAGAAATCTATCCAGGAATGGGACGCTCTTCTTGGCCTGATGCCCAAGGGGCTACGAACCGGACGGGACCGTCTTTTGGCGGCAGTGAGTGAACGATACAGTCCTCACGACGGATTTATAGACGCCGTCATCACATGGGAAAACTTGTTTGGCGCTGCGGGGGAAACTGGGCTAAGGGTGTGTGGCTCCATAGCGCGGCTCCTTCACCCTGCAAACGCTGAGTCTCGAACTAGCCTCTACAAGAAGACCAAGGCCATGTATGACAAGCGGAGCAAGCTTGTCCACGGAGGAAACGTTCAGCTCACCACAGAAGAGGCGGCGCTGCTTAGAGATGATGCCGTCCACATTGCCATTCAAGCCTGGCGGCTTGTTCTCGGAACGGAGTCACTTAGAAGTGTCAATGATTCCGCTGTCCGCAGCAATCTCGTTCTACTCGGCGCCTAGATTGAGGTCTCCGCTGAGGCTGGAGGCGGTCAGGACCACACGTTCCGGTACGACGGTGCGCTGGCGAGGATGACTCCGGTGATGTCGTCGGCGACCTTACGTCAATAACACAAATTAGCTCAGAGCAGCCATGTAGCAGACAGAAACCGCACGGTTGCACCTTCGTGCTATCTATCGTATGACCGGCAACTTCTTGGCCGCGCGGGCCAAGGCAGCAGGGAGCGGCTTGTCGTGCACAACTACGAGTTCCAAGTTTGCCCGGGTCAGCGAGGTGTAGAGCCTGCCGTTGGTGCCTGAACTCGCTCGGAATGCGGCGGGTTCCATGACAACGACTGCATCAAACTCAAGCCCACGGGCTTCTTCCGGGGCGAGTAAGTGAAAACGTCGGCCCTCGGCGTTTACAAACGCATGCCGACCGTCTGGTTTCCATCCGGACAGCCGAGCCGCAGAAGCCACGTCATCCAGATGAGGCGTGATGACGGCCACCGTTCCCTCGTCATAGGTGATCGCGAGCCGAAGGCACTCTTCAACTGTCAGGGACTCCATTGTCCGCCTGCGTTCTGCAACGCTGATCACGGCGGGCGGCTTGCCTTCACCGAGCGGCGAGGCACCACGACGACGCTGAGTGATAGGCAACAGGGATGCAGCGAAATCAGAAATTGATTTCGTCGTGCGGAACCCGCTGTTGATCACGTGCTCCACCCATCGGGAACTGGGAAGGTCCTTGTACAGATCCTTCCACTTTTTGAACGTCCTCGGAGAGTGTCGCTGGTTCATGTCCCCTACGAGTGTCCACGCGCCCGCGTTCAAATGAATCAGGACCTGCCATTCAAGCGGTGAGAGATCCTGGGCCTCATCGACGATGATGTGGGAGTTCTTGCGGGGCGGGTCGACCAGCACCTTGATATACGCAAGGAAGGGCCAAAGTGCTGGCCTGGATCGGGCGGTTTCGAAGGTTCGCGGCAGGGCTTCACGCCAGGCATAGAATTCCCGCGATCGCGCGGGAGCCCTGTTGGTCTCGAGTGCCAGTACCGTGTCGTAGGCCGCGCGAATGCTACGGCCACGACGTGAAGTCGACTTATATTCGGCAACCAGGTCCGCAATTGTGAGGGCTGCACCCTTTGGAAGCGCAACGGAATCTACAGCTTGGGCGGTGGCTGGTTCAGCCCGATCCAGTTCCAGAATATTCATGAGAACGCGTTGAATCGAAGAGATCGTGACCCTTCCATCTCCCGTGTGGAGATCGGCCACGGCCAAAGAAATGTGTTCCTCCCATGCTTCCGTCGGTCCAACGAGTAGCACCTCCTGGAGTGCAGTGCCCCTGGCAGCATCGACGAGCCAGGCTGCACGATGGGTGGCGATAATCGTCTTTCCCGTGCCAGCGTGCCCCTGAACGATCAGGGAACCAATCGGTTCCGCCGTGACCAGGCTGTATTGCTCGGGCTGAAGCGTGGAGAGAACCGCTTCAAGGCCACCTGTTCTTGGTGCCGCCAGAGTGGCCCGTAGCAGATCCTCAGTCGTGGAGGGCGCCAAGTCTGCGGCGGTGCTGAGATCTGAGAAGAGATCACTGCCCACAGAAGGCGCACGGGCGGGCAAATCAGGTATCACAGGTGCTGGAGCAGGCTTGGGATTCGACGTCTTGCCCGTGCGTGCCTTTGACAGCCAAGAACTGCCGCCGGGCGGCGCAGATGGTGGTGCTTGCTTCGGCCGGCTCTGCGCGACTTTGAACGGGTCACCGTCAGGGCGCACCACCCAGTCGTCCGCATAATCAGTCAGACGCTCGACACGCTTGGAGAAGCGACGCCGAGCCCTGATCTTTTGGTTGTTCCAGCGTTTATTGCGCTCAAAGAACATCGCGGCCGCGGGTGCCGCCCAGCTGATGACGAAGAGGCCATCAGTTTCCATGTGGCGGGGGCCAATGTAGTAATCCTCGATGGTGCCCTTGATTTCGCCCTCAACGGATACGCGTCCCGACAGTGGCGCTACCTCGCGCCTGGACTTCGAGCCGCCCGCGACGCGGTACTCCACCTTTGACTCGGCGCTCTTCAGATACCGGCTGTTAACCGCATTTTCGTAAGCGAGTACCTGTGACTTCTTGTCCATGGTCATACCACCTCAAACTGGGCGATGGCCAGTTCCTGCAAGGGAAGGCTCGTCTGACGGCTTGTGCTGATGCGTGCCATTTGATCGTTGAAGCGGTTTTCGCCGCGGGTCAGTTGGCCTTGAAATGCATTCCTCATGCTCGGGGCCTGGCTCATCCGATTTAGGACAGACAGCTTGTGATTTTTGAACACTTGTTTTGCCCGCATTTCCCGTTCGAGCACTAAGGCCTCGTTTTCCTTCTGGCGTGCGGTTTCAGCTTCATGACGTCGTTGCCTTAGGGTTTCCATTGCTGCTGTGGCCAGGATGTCTGCCTCCGGGTGCAGCTGCTTTGCTCCCGAGCGAAGGCTTCCTTTGGCTAACGCGGAGAACAACAGGGCGCCAACTGAATCGTCCATTTGTTCACCCGTATCGAGGTTGATCGCTGCAGTCCATAGCTCACTCGTCGGCCGTAGTCCGCGCCATTCTGCTGCGGCAAATGCGACTAGATAAATGCCAGGAGGGCAATCGTCGGTAGCATCAGCCTGGAGCATGGAAAATCGCGCCATGTGGTGGTCTTCGTAGTCTTTGGCGGCCATCTGAACCAGGGGGTGGTGACCGTTCAGCAGTGCCCCGCCTTCGCGCCGAGCGGTCTCGGGGTTAAGGGACAAAACGATGGGGCGCTTGGCTCGCGCTGCACTCTCCACGCGCGTGATCTCAGAGGAAGTCTGCCCATTGTCCCGACGCCAGGTGACCATGCGGTGCAGCATCTCGTCACTAAGGGATACTCTTAGCTCCGCAGCGTCGCGATTGATGTCTGCCTTGCCGCCTCTAATCCGAGCCCAATCGGCAACCATGGTGGCTAACTCATTCTGGCCGAGGTACCGGCCTCGAGCCACCCGCTTCTCAACAGCCTCTATGCCGAATTGTTCTTCGGCTTGAAGCTTTGATGCGGCCGAGTCCAGTTCACGCGAGTCGGACTGGTTCTGCTCCACGGCGGCAAGGGCCTTGTTGAGTTTGGCTTGCTGTTCGCTCGCACTCAACGTGAAGTCCAATACGATGTCCTGGATCTCGTCGAAGCTTTCAGCCAAGATCGGCTCAAGTTCTCCAATTGAATGCTCGAATACGCCGAGTCGTTCATAGAGGCGCTCGAGAATCCTCGTTTCGATAGTTTCTGGTGTGGAGAAGTTCAGGATCAGAACTTTTTCCGAGGATTGCCCGATTCGGTCGATACGCCCGATGCGCTGTTCGACTTCCATTGGATTCCAGGGGAGATCGTAGTTGATCACGAGTGAGCAGAACTCGAAGTCCAGACCTTCGCTTGCTACCCGCGTGGCGATCACTAAGTCGAATTTTCCAGCGCGGAACTGACGCATAAGCGTCTCCCTGTCTTCGACGGAGACACCACCATGAAGTTCCGCAATCCTCATCAAGGGAGACAGACGCTTCCGGAGATAGGCCAGCGTATCCCGTGAAAATGTGAAGAGGAGGGCTTGGCGGCCTCTCATCTCTTCGGAATTCAGAGCCTCGATGAGCGCATCAAACTTGGAGTCTCTGGAACCCACTCTGCGTGCCAGCTCGATAACTTCAAGTGGCGGAGTTTCCTGCTGCAGGATCGAGGTTTTCTTAACTGCGATGCCAGTGTCGTCGCCGTCTGATTCATCAAGCCCGCGGCGAAGAACACTCCGTGCTGCCTCCGGCAAGCAGCTTCCGGCGAGCCTGAGAGGCATCTGGAGTGCAAATCCTGTGGGTAGCTGACGTTGGATGGAGACTTGACGAAGCCACTCGTAATACAACTCATAGAAATCTCGCTCCTCGTCCGTCCAAAGGACCGGTGCATTCGTGGCATGACGGACTGTCGTCGACTCTCTAACCTCAGACTTCTTTGTGCGCGTGATGACTGCTGAGAGCCCATGGAGCTGAGAGCAGGCTTCACGGAGTGCCGGTACCTGATCGGTGCTGAAATTGTCGGTCTCGAGAAGCTCCTCAAGCTTGCTGAATGCAGCGCGTTGGCGCAGCGCCGCACCCATGCTGGAGCTGGCGATTCGACCCAGCCACAGGCGACGCTGCACATTTGTCACTGAAGGATCGGTTGCGCTCCGACGAAGCATTTGAAGCGGTTCATGATGGTCAAGCCTGGCCTCAAGATCCTGAACCGTCTCTACCTCACCTGGCATCAGCAGCTGCATGAGGGAAAGGAGATCAGAATTACCCAGGTTCAGAGGGGTGGCGCTGAGTAAGATCATCGATGCCGACACATCGCGAAGCAATAGTCCGAGCTTGTGGCTCGACGTTATCGAATTCCGCATTTGGTGGGCTTCGTCGACGATACACAAATCGAGACCAAAATTCAGACCGTCCAGCTCGTCAAGGTCTTTAAAGCTGCGGAACGTCTGAAGCGAGACTACATACGCAAAGCGGCTGGGTAGTGTTCCGTTTCGTAACCTTTCAACGATGTTGGAAAGATCCGCGGAAGTGCACCTCTGCAACTCAAAGCCAAAGCGGGCTTGCATTTCTGCCCGCCACTTTTCGACGAGAACTGATGGACACACAACCATGACCCGGTCCGCCTGGCCTCTTGCAGCCATCTCGGTCCAGAGAAGTCCGGCCTCAATCGTTTTACCCAAGCCAACTTCGTCGGCGATCAGCATCCGTTCCGTGGCGGAATCGAGGTATTTGAGCACGGGCTTGAACTGATACGGCAATATATTCGTCTTGGACACTCCATAGGAGAACAAAGCGTCCGTAACTCCCCGGTTCAGTTTGGCGCGGGTGAGCATGGCGGAAAAACTCGACGCAGATGAGGGCTCGCTCGATATCCAATCTGCTTCACCAACGAGGTCTGGAACTGGCTCAAGGTCACTTTCCGACACCCACTGGTGTTTGCCATCCGTCCGCACGTAGTACGTCCAGACGGTGCGGTCCAGCCGGCGCTTCATGATTGTGGCATCCCGCCCCGTCGAGCGGGCTACCGCCAAGTCCTTAAGAGAGAAGGACGGAGACGGAACGTATTGACCTTGCGGCCACCAGTGCTCAAGCCAGGTCAGCCCGGCAGGACCAAGATCATCCTCCGATGCTTCAGCCAGCGTAGTTTGCTCCGCAGGACAAGGTAGCGCGCTCAAGTCGTTGCTGCCATGTAGAACGAGGGCGTCCGTGACTCCGTCAATCCTCGCCCAGTAAATTCCCGGCGGGAGCTGCGGATCCTCGTCCGGTCGGGTCAGCACTCGCGTGTCCACGTCAAGGGTCAGGTCCTGTGGCGACTCGCCCACTTGAAGTACACGACCCCAAGTAACACCAAGCTGGACAAGGTCCGAAATCTGCGGATGATAACCGCACATGTCCTGGCTGATAACTTCCCCCAGTTGTAGCAAAAGACGTCCTGAGACAACTTTGACTCAGAGGTCTGACAATCCGTTAGCTGAATCCTAGATGAGTGCCCAGTCACATCGGAAACTTGAAGCCTAAACGAGTGCGAGGGACGCCATGGCGGCCGGTTTATTACGTCCTATGGCCGCAGGTTCAGCGGCCTGATCTCGGCCCCATCCTTGATCAGTCCCAACAGGTCGTCCTGCCGAGCTTGCCCCAAAGTGAGCCGGTACTTCGCCAGACCAGCAAGCATGTGCTTGGTCCTGGGCACATCGCGGCTCAGCGTGTGATCCAACAGGCGTCGCTCAATCTTGTGCGCTCCCGGGTGAATCCAGTGCGGGGCAAACTCGGTACTAGGGTCTTCCGGCCGTGCAGCGATCTCAGAGGCGGCAACCGCGAACAGTGTCTCCCATGGATCGCTCACGTCAGGCTTCAGCACGGCAGCACCGTGGGCTTCAGCTACATTCTTCCGCACGGCATGCCCCAGATACCTGTGCACGCGGCCCTCCCGCTGCTCAAAGTCCACGGGGTTGCCAGGAACATTCCAATGGATGACGGAGTGCGCCCACCAGTGGAAGTCGATGCCTTCCTGCCCCACGGACGTCGAGGCCAAAACGAACGGCCAGAAGGGGCTGTTAAAGGCTCGACGGACATCCGGCATGCGGTTGCTGTCGCCGTCGTCCGTTTTGGCGTTGCTGTACCGGACGGCGAAGCGGACACCCATCCGGAGATCCTCGTGGGAGTCGTCCGGATACTTGGCCAGCATCTGCGCGGGCTTGAGGGACAGCGACCGCCGCATGTCGTCTGCCAATGCCCACAGCTGCTCCGTGGTGATGACTCCTGGTGCCTGCTGGCTGCGGAGCTGAAAAACGTACTCGTCCAGCACTGCCTGGAGGTTTCCGGCCTCGCAGTAACGAAGGACCTTCTGCCAGTAGTCGCCCTCGGGATAAAGCTTGTCCAGAAGCTCAGTGGCGTCGAGGCGATTGAACAGCGTTCGCAATCCTGCTGTGGCAAAAAGTGCGGCCTTCCACAGCTCGGCACCGTCGAAGTCTTCGGGAATGATGCGGTTGAAGGCGCGGTATACGCAGTTCGCCGGGGAATTGACGGCCAAGTCCTCGACGCCGTCCTCCCATCCAGTCGGACTACCGGTTGCTGCGCCCAACATCCTGTCCACGTGGGTGAGGTAGAGCCCCGCTTCGGAGCTTGCACCTTCCTCCGGTGCGGCATCGTCCGAGCCGGACGCTTTGCCGAGCTGCTGAATGTACTCGTCCACCCCTCGCAGCTCCTTTGCTGCAAGCCGGGCATCGTTCCTCCACTCGGACGGCAACGTCCCGGGCACCGAGAAGTAGGAAGCCCAAGTTCCGAGTCGGCTGGCATCATCGACGACGGCGCCACTCACCATCGACTTGCCCGCCGAGGCAGCGGACTCCCGCACGGACGCTCCCGGCGCGGCGCACCCCCTCATAGAGGCAGCCACCAGCGGATCTCCTTCGAGCGCCAGCGCAGCATGAGGAACGAAAAGAGCGAGCGTTGACATGGCCAACGGCTCCCCATCACGGACGCGATACCGCAGCCTTCCACGGAACTTCTTACGCGCCTCTGCCGTGTTTTCACCGTGCAGCGGCGACCCTTCCAGAATCTGCCGCTCGGCCTCGTAGGAGAGCATTGTAGTGATCGCCGTCGGGGCAGCGTTCCACGCCGAGAAGACCAGCTGCTTGGTAACATCAGGCCCCATTTCGGCAAAAGCTCCGGCAGGCTCAACGTAGGGGAGCGCCGGCGGCATCCACAGCAGCTTCCACCAGCCCTGGCCGACAGTGTGGTCGCGCACCGCCCTGAACTTGGCGTTGTCGGTCTCCACGGCGCCATAGCGGCGATAGGCGACGGGATCGATCGTGGCCAGGGCCGGCAGTACCGGGCCAACGGACTCGCGGTCACAGTGGATCCGGCCATCCAGCATCCTGCCGACCTTGTAGTCGGTAAGGAAGTGCGCGAACATCGGCACGGATTTCCAATACTCCATAGGGTTGCCGGTGCGCGTGGCTCGGAACAGGGCGGACAGGGATATGTAGCTGGTGAGGTCCCCGGCCCGGACATCCGTGGGTGCCATCTCGATCACGGACAACATGTCGTCCTTGCCGAGCTGGGGCCGCTCCGTCCGGCTCATGAACAGCTTCAGGCGGCCCTCGATGCGGCGCGTCAGCCCGTCGTCGGGAACCTGTTTCAGCAGCTGGGTCCGGCGGCCGCCCAGATCAGCTTCGAGACCTTCCATGTACCCGGGACGCTCGCTGCTGAGGAAACGCAGCAGCTGCCGGAAGTCTGCGGCGTGGTCGTCGCCGTCGGCTTCGTTTGCTCCCGTGTGCGCCTTGTACGGCGTAGCCGAAAGCAGGATGAGCTTGGCGCCCTTGTAGTTCAGGAACTGCCGGGCGAGCTCTGCCGCCGGATCCTCGTCGTCGGGCGCTGTGCCGGGGGAGTAGAGCAGGTCGCGGAAGCGCTGGAACTCGTCCAGGATGATCAGATCAGGTTCCAGGCAATCCAGCCCTGCCTGCGCGAGGTCTCCCCGGAGCCCGCCGATGATGGCGCTCATGCGTGGCCGGACATCGTCAGTCCCGTCGGTCAACGCGTCGCTCATCGCAGTTTCGAAGGCAGAAAGATTTCCGCTCTTCCTGGCGAGCTGTCTGAATTTGTCACACACCGAGGTGACGAACCCTTCGGGATGCAGTTCGGTGAGCCGTTTGACTTCCCAACTGAACCCGGGAACGCCAGCGCCCGACCGTAAGAGCTCGACGGCGTGATCCCGACGTTCGGACTTTATGGCTCCGAGCTGTTCAAGGATCCGAAATAGCACGGCTCGCTCTCTGGCCTGGCCAGGAGCTTTGCTGACATTGAACGACGTTCCCGGTGTGAGCGATATGAAGTTGACGCGCTTCAGCGTCCCCTCTGCCGGGGAAGCGTTGAGCTTCGCCAGCTCGGTGGGCAGCAGTGTCAGGCGTCCGGACTCGATGATGTCCTTCTGTCCGGTGACGTTCAGCCGGCCGAGGTTCTGCTTGGCCAGGTCGGCATTGGAGCAGACGTAGACCACGTCGATTCTGTCCACGCCGGAGTCCCGCCGGTCGAGTCGCTCAATCGCTTTCGCAATGACGCCGCGGGCCACCATGCTCTTGCCCAGTCCGGTCTCGTCGGCGACGAGGAAGCGGTCGGCCGGCTGGTCATCCAGATACAGGCGTTTGAAGACGTGTTCCACGGTCCGGCGCTGAAAGCCGCGTAGGCCGTCCAGCGCAGGCGTTGCGTCAAACCCCATGAAGTTCCCCCATGTCTAGTGCCTCGGTGGCTGCCGTCCACAGCGCGTGGAGCTGCTGAATCTCCGGATCATCGCCGCGAAGGGCGAGCAGCCGGTCCATCACTACCTTCAGGTCCGGGAAGACCGAGCGGGCGTCCGGCCCGGCCATGGCGCCCACCATAGCTTCAAACAGTCCTGCGGCGGACCCGTCTCCGAACCCGGACCCGGCGAACCAGCCGGTGCCGGTTCCGGACCCCGGCAGCGCATCTTCCGGGGTGAGGAACAACAGGAGGAACTGACGGAGCTTCTGCGGGTCGTCCAGCTGACGGGCGATGATCTCGTCCAGCCGGCCCGCAGGGTCGGTGCGCAGACTGCCCTGGATCACAGTGCTCTTGGACAGCCCGGCTTCCGGGTCCTCCAGCGTCAGCACCAGATATGGGGTCACATCTGCGAGCAGTATGGCATGGAAGGAATGCTCGTGCTGACCGCCGGAACGTTCGACGACGGCGCTCGGCTGGGGGAGCGAGAGGAGTCGCAGCTTCGCGGTGAACTCGGGCTTCGGTGACCAGTCATGCGAGATGGTCACCGTGAACGTGTTCTTGACTCCGTCATCTGGGACGGCGTCGAGGAGGAACCGCTGTGCTGCAGCGTCCCGCAGGGCGTTCTCCAGCCGGAAGGCAGCCTCATCCTCTTTGGTTCGGTCTTGGCCGCCGGTGCCGTCATAGACCGCGAAGGGCACGTCCTTGAGGCTCTCCCTAATGCGCTGCACCCCGAGGCGCTTCTTGGCGCCCCGCATTTCCAGCAGGAACTCCACGTTCTTGGTGAATCCTGCTTCCGTGGCGTTGGCGGATCCCAGGAGGGCGTAGGTGAAGTGGTCGTAGTCGCAGAAGTAGGCCTTGGCATGCAGGCCGGTCAGGTCGTCGGCAACGCGCTGGAGGCCAGATTCGTCCGTCTCACTCAAACCGGAGTCCGCCGACTCGGGGATGCCGAGCTCGTCAAAGGCCTTGAAGGACGTACGGGTGTCGGCCACGGTCTTCTCGTCGAGGAGGTCCAGCTGGTCACCGCGGGAGTAAATGTAAAGGTTCTTTGCCCAAGGATCCTGCAGCCGGCCGATCAGCTTGTCATCCAGGAAGGGCGAAATGACCAGCTTGTCGTAGCCCAGAAAGGCGTCGTCCCCGGTCTTGTTGTTGAGCGCCATGAACTTCTCCGGATCGCGGAGGTGAGCCACGATCGAGCCTTGTGCAAATTCGTCGCCCATGCCCATCGGCCGGAACGCAAGGCGGTGGATGTCCTCGGGCAGCTCCCAGCGGACGTCCGCCAGTCGCGAGGCGAGGCCGCGCACCCTGGCCAGCCTCTCGGCGTCGGGCTTTACGGTGCAGAGGTCCGGGAGCCCAGCGATAAACCGCGCCAGGGGTCCGCTGTCCGGGCCGGCGTCTTCGGTATCCTGCACGGGTTCGCCGTCCAGCCGGACGAGGAGGTCCCAGCTGGCGTCAGTGGTGAGGTTACGGCTGCTGCACAGGAAGCGGTAGCGGCGCTCGGTGTCGTTCTCGAATTCAAGGAGCCAGACCTTGGGGTGGAACAGCCCGCGCTTGACGCTGACCTGATGGACCATCGGCTCCAGCAGCGCGAGCAGGTCCGAGGCGTCCGACGGTGCCTTGATGTGGCCTGCCTGGCAGAAGATGTCCACGCGGTCGGAGACCTTGCGCAATGCGCTGAGGACCGCCACCGGGTTGGTGAATTCTTCTCCGGAACCGGCGACGAAGCTCAGCGGTACCGACAGCGCGCTGGTCAGGTCCAGAGTGAAGGTGGTGCCCACGGCATGGGCGAGCCGGAATCCGGCCGGCGGGCGCAGTTGTTGGGTGAGTGCCTGCCTGTTTGCTGGATTAAGCATTTGCCTGTCCTTCCCGTGCCAGCCCGGCGTGGATATCCAGTACGTTTCGGCGGACTTGGGTCCAGCGGAAGGTCAGCGACGCAACTTGGGTCGGGGGTTGCCATGCTCGGAGCCGGCGTTCGTTGCGGAAGCGTGAGTTCGCCTTCTTCATCAGCTTCTCCCGGGTTTCGACGGCGGCGCGGAAGTCCGCGTTGTCGGTCAGCTTCCTGAGGCTGACGGCGGCCGTGAGCATTGCCCTCGCGAAATCGGCAGTGTTGCTATTGATTCCCCTGTTGAGGGCCTTGGCGCGGCTGAGGTAATCGTCTATGTCCCACGTGGCGAGAAGGTCCCGCTTGCTCTCGCGGCGTTCCTCCCAGGATTCCAGGAGATGCCGTGTCGGCTCCATCGTGTCGGCCTCATTGGAGAAAGTCTTCCATGACAGCTCCGCAACAAGGTGCTGATAGAGGATGGTGGCGCCGTTCTGAATGAAAGAGAATGCTTCAGCATCTTTGAGCCACTGCGCCGGTTCGCCCTCCGCACTGCGGCACGCAGGGTCAACCCAAGGTGCCCACGACCGTGGTTCGGGACTGGTCGCGGAGCCAACGACGTGAGCCAGCATTGTGCCCGTGCAGGTGGTGAGGATCCGCTCCTGGAGCCAGCGGGCTTCATCGTGGGAAAGCGTCAGCCCATGTTCGTCTGTCTGGGGGAAGCCAGCTGGTGGCTTTGGAAGAGTCTCGTTCCAGACGGAGTAGCGGCCTTCGTCCTCTTCAGGGGCAGGGGTGTCAGCGCACATGAGCAGTGCAACGGCGGAGCGGTCTGTTTCCGGACGGACGATCCCGTAGCGGCGAAGGGCCGACCAGTAGGCGGCCGATGGAAGCTGCTGCACGTTTCTGCCGGCGTCGCGGCCGATAAAGCTCTCCACTTTGCGTTCCCGGAATCGGTCAATTAGCTTCCGCTCGGATTCCTCGGCCCGTTTCCGCAGCTCGTCCGGTTTTTTGGTGACGTCGTGCGCATTGAGATAGGCCCAGGGGACCAAAAGCATGTATCGGGCACCCATGTGCAGGACTGACGTGCCCGGGAACAGGCTGTTGCTGATCGCGTCCCGGAGCTGGCCCATGCCAAGGTCATCGGTGGTTTCCGGAGTGCCGAAAAGCTTGACGAGCTCGCGCATCTTCGAGTTTTCTTCGGTGGAAGCGTCGAGCCATGAGATGAGGGAAGGCATTGGTTGAGGACTCGCTTCTGCGCAGGTGCCGAACAATTGCTGTGGTGGCACTTCGCAGCTACGAAAAATCCCCCGAAAGCACCATATGTCACCTCGGTCCCGCGACAAATCATGATGCGGCAATACTGCGCAGATTCTTTGTTTTGGTGACCGCCAGGTGGTTGTCGGGGCCAACGATCCCTCGCTTTGGCAGCCTGATCAGCAGCCGGTACCCCGTGAGGCAACGGATTCAGCTCCCATCCGTGCACAATTGACAGGTATATATGCATCTCAGGGGGCGCGCGTGACCACGGACTACCATGCCAAATATTGGGCGAACCTGCTCAAGGCACAAACATCAACTAGCAGCGACATCATGGCTGCCGTGTCATCGGCGCGGGTGGACCTCAACCCCCATCAGGTGGAAGCGGCGTCCTTCGCGCTGCGCTCGCCACTGAGCAACGGCGTCGTCCTGGCCGACGAAGTAGGCCTTGGCAAGACCATCGAGGCAGGG
Proteins encoded:
- a CDS encoding HEPN domain-containing protein is translated as MEENAVNASAWEQAASYLGDNLVSYMLASESVPKAEALSAEQMTAARTILAALADSDLNEWDPHRRMDDLARKFCAYIPKLRDSLATALHFACGGRRPEMNSTDPLEQLLIELALDAYPAFLIGSAQGASAGLPSVVWNHPARAEAEEAIFQSGEPLMKLFPQADFGEAPAPGSGRDWQLRSQFLWSDGSVQTLQLIQIPITILNKSNGALEHGKSGLEAYVGSVRSTLTTARALAGGEPAQVPVLAGCYSAALAQDDVQLRLSQGRFRGKTKMDSALVAGSETVVFEMPTELSLLKRYDEESWPILTEDQRASAKKFTEDLHEGISRARMAVLLASKDREVLAVGQSFLTVVNPLASGHSYTNSPLAWPLAQFQSRPLTTNDEKSIQEWDALLGLMPKGLRTGRDRLLAAVSERYSPHDGFIDAVITWENLFGAAGETGLRVCGSIARLLHPANAESRTSLYKKTKAMYDKRSKLVHGGNVQLTTEEAALLRDDAVHIAIQAWRLVLGTESLRSVNDSAVRSNLVLLGA
- a CDS encoding AAA family ATPase, producing MDKKSQVLAYENAVNSRYLKSAESKVEYRVAGGSKSRREVAPLSGRVSVEGEIKGTIEDYYIGPRHMETDGLFVISWAAPAAAMFFERNKRWNNQKIRARRRFSKRVERLTDYADDWVVRPDGDPFKVAQSRPKQAPPSAPPGGSSWLSKARTGKTSNPKPAPAPVIPDLPARAPSVGSDLFSDLSTAADLAPSTTEDLLRATLAAPRTGGLEAVLSTLQPEQYSLVTAEPIGSLIVQGHAGTGKTIIATHRAAWLVDAARGTALQEVLLVGPTEAWEEHISLAVADLHTGDGRVTISSIQRVLMNILELDRAEPATAQAVDSVALPKGAALTIADLVAEYKSTSRRGRSIRAAYDTVLALETNRAPARSREFYAWREALPRTFETARSRPALWPFLAYIKVLVDPPRKNSHIIVDEAQDLSPLEWQVLIHLNAGAWTLVGDMNQRHSPRTFKKWKDLYKDLPSSRWVEHVINSGFRTTKSISDFAASLLPITQRRRGASPLGEGKPPAVISVAERRRTMESLTVEECLRLAITYDEGTVAVITPHLDDVASAARLSGWKPDGRHAFVNAEGRRFHLLAPEEARGLEFDAVVVMEPAAFRASSGTNGRLYTSLTRANLELVVVHDKPLPAALARAAKKLPVIR
- a CDS encoding DEAD/DEAH box helicase yields the protein MDTRVLTRPDEDPQLPPGIYWARIDGVTDALVLHGSNDLSALPCPAEQTTLAEASEDDLGPAGLTWLEHWWPQGQYVPSPSFSLKDLAVARSTGRDATIMKRRLDRTVWTYYVRTDGKHQWVSESDLEPVPDLVGEADWISSEPSSASSFSAMLTRAKLNRGVTDALFSYGVSKTNILPYQFKPVLKYLDSATERMLIADEVGLGKTIEAGLLWTEMAARGQADRVMVVCPSVLVEKWRAEMQARFGFELQRCTSADLSNIVERLRNGTLPSRFAYVVSLQTFRSFKDLDELDGLNFGLDLCIVDEAHQMRNSITSSHKLGLLLRDVSASMILLSATPLNLGNSDLLSLMQLLMPGEVETVQDLEARLDHHEPLQMLRRSATDPSVTNVQRRLWLGRIASSSMGAALRQRAAFSKLEELLETDNFSTDQVPALREACSQLHGLSAVITRTKKSEVRESTTVRHATNAPVLWTDEERDFYELYYEWLRQVSIQRQLPTGFALQMPLRLAGSCLPEAARSVLRRGLDESDGDDTGIAVKKTSILQQETPPLEVIELARRVGSRDSKFDALIEALNSEEMRGRQALLFTFSRDTLAYLRKRLSPLMRIAELHGGVSVEDRETLMRQFRAGKFDLVIATRVASEGLDFEFCSLVINYDLPWNPMEVEQRIGRIDRIGQSSEKVLILNFSTPETIETRILERLYERLGVFEHSIGELEPILAESFDEIQDIVLDFTLSASEQQAKLNKALAAVEQNQSDSRELDSAASKLQAEEQFGIEAVEKRVARGRYLGQNELATMVADWARIRGGKADINRDAAELRVSLSDEMLHRMVTWRRDNGQTSSEITRVESAARAKRPIVLSLNPETARREGGALLNGHHPLVQMAAKDYEDHHMARFSMLQADATDDCPPGIYLVAFAAAEWRGLRPTSELWTAAINLDTGEQMDDSVGALLFSALAKGSLRSGAKQLHPEADILATAAMETLRQRRHEAETARQKENEALVLEREMRAKQVFKNHKLSVLNRMSQAPSMRNAFQGQLTRGENRFNDQMARISTSRQTSLPLQELAIAQFEVV